From the Brienomyrus brachyistius isolate T26 chromosome 23, BBRACH_0.4, whole genome shotgun sequence genome, the window TAATTAAACGGCAAACGCCAACAACACATCGCTTATAGGAATAACGCGAAATCAAGCGACAGGATATACAGAGAGTGTTTAAGACAGCTAGGCACATATTACGCTATGTAAATACTACTACAGTCCTAGGTCTTTGATCGATATCTGTCATTATCCATGTCATTAAAATCCCGGATGGGAAATTTTCTGTTCACAGGACAAAAACTTAACTCCTTCGTTGGACTTATGGGGAAGCGGAGTCAAGAGGAACCAGGTAAGAAGCACAGCGACATCTCCGATTTCCTAGATGCACAAACCTTAACGAACGAGGTCATTTACCTCCGTGGTCTTAATATaccatttttttgtctttcagaTTCGTACGAATGGAACACAGAACACAGTTACGGTCAACGCTAATCTGCGTTGCTTGAAATCTGCTTTAGCCTTCATAATGTCATTCTAAAAGGAGATGGAAAGATAAGATTTTATATATAACCAATTGTAGGTTAAataaaatcccccccccaacattaTGATTATAGTACTTCTGGCAAATacgttcttttctttttttttgggtacAAATGTGTTAATTTACTATTACCACAAATATAAAACAGTACGTTTTTCACATGTAAATTGCAGGAGTTCCGGATAGTCCAGCAAAAGACCCTAACGGAGAAAATTGCGTTGCACTGCCATGTTCTGTCTAGTGCCTCATAGTTACCTTTATCTACTCTGCGTTGTAAATATGTTCCTGTGTTTCCGTGCATGTATCCCTGGCTGTACATTAACGAATCGTTATCAAGGAATCTGGTATGATAGTAAATGGCATCCTGGTTTGTCATAGTGGCttgatattaaaattatttttttatgagttttattttacatttttctttaGAACATTTTTAGACTTGTATCCTTACCACGAGAAAAACATTTTTCCTTAAAACGCCCTCTGGCGGAAGAAAGTGGAGGTTCAATACAATTTCACAACGGGGAAACCGGTATTTCACAGTAGTCGAGTTGACCAAGAAGCCAGACATGAGTAATAAGTCTTGTATCGGACGAGTAAAACAGTTAGTGACACAATGCGAATTACTAAATCGCTTCATAGCAGACCAAAATGCCTTGTAGATTAATCACATCGATATcagcttttatttaaaaatacagaaatagtCTATTTTAAGCTCTTGCAAAAAAAGCCTGGCAGGTTAACAAAGGCTTCGGTTCTGTCCTCACGTGTAGGAACAAATCATGAAATTTCCCTAAATTGCTCACAAGATTAGTAACCATTACCACTGCCTCTTTACGTACCTCATACTCTGACAGCATTTAGATCTCCCTCAGTTTCTCCTTAAAAAATTAAGGCAGCATATGTTGAAACCTTAAGCTGACAGAACGCGGTCCAGCTGCATCTGGGCTGCCTGACAGTGTAACAAACCACAGGACAGAAGGACAAATGAACACACAGCTCTGAATACGACGGCAAGTCACAGACTGGAATATTATCCAGTTGCTGCTCACATTTATTGAATCTTCAAAATATAGGATCTTTCAGTGTGCAGTTTGACCACAGATATAAATCAAAATCCAGCATGATTTGCATTTTATGCATTTTGATACATGCCTGCTTATCTCCAAGTGGACAGCGACAAGCATTCACCTGCCCTGTGTGTctctggactgtgggaggacacTGTAGTACCAGCGGAAaatccacacagacagacagacgagcACCGTCCTGCCGACATGCATGCTGACTGTGAAAGGAAGCAAGCAAAACATAGCAGCCAGACAGGAACATAAGTAGATCATCAATGTCTGTCACGGATGACGGAGAACGGGACAGGAAAGCAAGTAACGATCTTAAGCACGACCAAAATTCTGTCCCAAGCAATATGATAGTGGGACAGATGTACTGTTTCAGgggggtgtttttcagggggatGTTACTATGAAAAACAGTGAAAATCTGCTGACTGCTACagggtggtggggtgggggttgggtgtCATCAGAATTTATTTATTGGGGTGTTTGACAATTAGCCGCACCATcattgggcgggggggggggtgttagcaAAGAGCCCAGACTGGACAGGTTACACGCTATGGGAGGCTGCATATAATGATATCGTCCCACGGCTGAGAAACACCTGCGTTAGGGCTGGTGGTCTCCCAGCTGGGGGAAAGCATAAGCAGCCAAAGCACTCTGCAACCAGTAAGACGGACCCGAATCTGAGGTTCCACGGGCAGACAGCAGGGGGCGAGGGGAGCGGCGCGGTCCGATTGAGACACACGCCACTGAGCACGTTCACGTCTCACTCAGAGATTTAAGGTGTGCAGAAAGGCGACCTTTGGAAAAATGGATCCATCAAGGTATTTCATGGTAATGAGAACTCATCACTCGTAAATATCACAACCAGATAAGCAACATGGCTTCTAATGGTCCTATATAAATACTTTGGTTACTGTATCCCATTTAATCTCAATCTCCCATCAGTACAGCAGTGCTCCGCTGCTTCTCCTGAATATACGTCATTCCACAGATTTTCATCCACACCGGATTAAGTGCATATTTACGAAATTCCATTGTACGCTAAACACACATTAGTTATTTTATTTTCCGGTAAGTTTTTTATAATTCTGTCTACGCCAGCATTTTTAATGTAAACAAAttaaaatctatacttttcatTCACCTaaaggagatttttttttctatcctTATTGACTAAATCTTTAGCTTGTTATCAGTAGAAGGCAGAACAGGATTTAAGCTGCTCATTAGCAGAACCCAACACTCTTTGGCTGGTCGTCCGCGTTAAGCTTGTCAGCTTTGGTCGCCTTGTCTGGCTTGTATATGGACAGGGTCCTGGCGGAGGGGTCTGTGGCCTTGATCCACCGGGGCATCCAGTAGTGGGACAGCCACTCTGCCCGACCTGGGAAATGCTTCTCAAACACCTGCCGGTAATAGAAGGCCTCTTTCGTGCGGGGGGGGTTATAGGGAAATGTTTTGGTGGCATTTTCCAGCTGCATATCATTCACCTTCAGGAGGAAATGGACAAACAGAAAAACGTCGACACATTTACGGTAAATAACATGCGAAAAAGGTAAAGAGAATTTTCCGCCTGCTAACAAATTCAGGTGAATTCCAGCTTTCGCAGTCTGTCGAATGTCAAGGCAGGAGTACTGGAGCCCTCTAGTGGCTGGTAGCAGCCATTGCCATTTTGGCACGTGTGTGGTTACCTCAGATTCAAGGtggtcctgcaggctggagtaCCACGACTTCTTCATGGACGTCATACCATCGCTAAAGGCCTCTTTGCGCCTCCAGAGGATGTCGTCCGGAatcaggttaaggcccttgaaGGCATCTCTCAGCAGGTGCTTTTCCACCCCATCCTGGAGGAACGACCCGCACAACATCTCAGCTACGTCCCGATCTTCTGAATCTTTAAATCCGTTCCATAATTATTAATGCTACAAACAAAATTCCTGAAGGTTTTCAGAAAGCTAACTGTCAGATGTCTGAAAGCTTATCATTCTTGGATTAAGGAAACCTTACTTTATTTAGAAATGGATcttttagaaaaatatgatctgTTTGAAATGTCACTTCATACCCATGCAAGACTGTGGGAGAAATTAAGACATACAATTTCACAACCAAACActcaataataattaaaaaaattaatcaattgaaaagagggtaaactcaccTTGGGGACCCTCATCTCAGGGGGCAGGGACAGGTAATACGCTGTGAATCTGTGGTCCAAGAAAGGCACCCTAAGCTCTAACCTGTAGGGCGGCGACAGAGAGGGACAATGCTGAAATGAGGGCAGGTCAAACCCTATGACAGAAGCACTAGATTCTGTTCAAAATTCAGGAAAGAAATTGTTTAAAATTAACCAGCTCCAGGATAGTTTCTTAAGTACAGTTAGCTTGAGGCTAACACTGAGTGACGCTACGAGAAGCTCACCCATGTGCAGCTGTGGTGCGGTCAGCTCGCAGTACGTCAAACAGGTACAGCTCCTTTAGCAGGCGAACGCTGTCCTCTGCCGCAGCGTCTGGAGATGGTGCCTGGAGTGGGCATGATACAGGGGCCAATCAGGTTGCACCGTCAAGAATGATCCAATCAAATTCGAACACTACTGGGGAGTGGGCTGGGCCAATGCTAGAGAAATTCAAACCTGTTAAACTCCATTTCGGTGGCTTACCTTGTGGAAGTAGATGTACCCTTGCGTGAGCTCATCGGATCCCTCGCCAGAAAAGATAACAACACTGTCCGTCTTTGCTCTGATGTGCTCCGACACCAGGTACATCCCTGCAGAGGGGAAAACATTCCATAAAACAAAAGCCAGATATTTACCAGAAACGAACAAATACATGCGCATACTTTTACTTTCATCTGGGCAAGAAAGAAATCCAGGCCCTGTAAAATGAAACAGAAAACCACAGAGCCAGATCTTACAAACTACCTGGaacataaagaaataaaacGCCTGGTAAATTAATTCCCCAGGAACCTGAACCATGTTATATCTGTTTATTTCCTCCAAAGCCAGATTAAGAAGATTTACTGTTATTGttatttccacagcaatgaaacttTAAGGTGCATCCACACTAACATCACATCAAAATAGACAAATTAGTAACAAACAGTGATACCAAGGAGCTCCTACAGTACAACAGAGAACGACGCGAGGTGTGAAGGTCTCACCAACAGACGCCCGGATGGTGGTGATATCATACGTCTCCAGGTGGTAGATGACTTTGTCCACAGCCTTGATGCCCTCTTCTGGCGTGAAGTTCACCTCGTGGTGTTCGCTGCCGATGTGTGCTGCCACCTAgtgggaaaataaaaaaaaaataagtgttCAAAGTATTTTGCTGCCATTGGCTACAGCTGAAACAcaagaggtcaaaggtcaccttGCGTGCAGCCAGGATGTCGGGGCTGTCTTCAGCACCGATGGAAAAGGTTTGAATCTTGTACTTGATATCCTCCTCTTTGGCCAGTTTCATCAGCGTGGCGGCCACCAGACTGGAGTCTAGGCCACCTGGATGGGTGACAGCCAGCGGTAAAGATGTCCGAGCGTGAGGGGGAAAGCCTCACGTCATCCAGCCTCGCGTCATCCAGCCTCGCGTCATCCCGCCTCGCGTCATCCCGCCTCGCGTCACCCAGCCTCGCGTCACCCAGCCTCGCGTCATCCAGCCTCGCGTCATCCAGCCTCGCGTCATCCAGCCTCGCGTCATCCCGCCTCGCGTCACCCAGCCTCGCGTCATCCCGCCTCGCGTCATCCCGCCTCGCGTCATCCCGCCTCGCGCCACCCAGCCTCGCGCCATCCAGCCTCGCGTCATCCAGCCTCGCGTCATCCAGCCTCGCGTCATCCAGCCTCGCGTCACCCAGCCTCGCGTCACCCAGCCTCGCGTCATCCCGCCTCGCGTCATCCCGCCTCGCGTCATCCAGCCTCGCGTCACCCAGCCTCGCGTCATCCAGCCTCGCGTCATCCCGCCTCGCGTCACCCAGCCTCGCGTCATCCCGCCTCGCGTCATCCCGCCTCGCGCCACCCAGCCTCGCGCCATCCAGCCTCGCGTCATCCAGCCTCGCGTCATCCCGCCTCGCGTCACCCCGCCTCGCGTCATCCAGTCTCGCGTCACCCAGCCTCGCGTCACCCAGCCTCGCGTCACCCAGCCTCGCGTCACCCAGCCTCGCGTCACCCAGCCTCGCGTCATCCAGCCTCGCGTCATCCAGCCTCGCGCCATCCCGCCTCGCGCCATCCCGCCTCGCGCCATCCCGCCTCGCGTCATCCCGCCTCGCGTCATCCAGCCTCGCGTCATCCCGCCTCGCGTCATCCAGCCTCGCGTCATCCCGCCTCGCGTCACCCAGCCTCGCGTCACCCAGCCTCGCGTCACCCAGCCTCGCGTCACCCAGCCTCGCGTCATCCAGCCTCGCGCCATCCCGCCTCGCGTCATCCAGCCTCGCGTCATCCCGCCTCGCGTCATCCAGCCTCGCGTCATCCAGCCTCGCGTCATCCCGCCTCGCGTCATCCAGCCTCGCGTCATCCAGCCTCGCGCCATCCCGCCTCGCGTCATTCAGCCTCGCGTCATCCCGCCTCGCGTCATCCCGCCTCGCGTCACCCAGCCTCGCGTCACCCAGCCTCGCGTCATCCAGCCTCGCGTCACCCAGCCTCGCGTCATCCAGCCTCGCGCCATCCCGCCTCGCGTCATCCAGCCTCGCGTCATCCCGCCTCGCGTCATCCAGCCTCGCGTCATCCAGCCTCGCGTCATCCCGCCTCGCGTCATCCAGCCTCGCGTCATCCAGCCTCGCGCCATCCCGCCTCGCGTCATTCAGCCTCGCGTCATCCCGCCTCGCGTCATTCAGCCTCGCGTCATCCAGCCTCGCGCCATCCCGCCTCGCGTCATTCAGCCTCGCGTCATCCCGCCTCGCGTCATCCAGCCTCGCGTCATCCAGCCTCGCGCCATCCCGCCTCGCGTCATCCCGCCTCGCGTCATCCCGCCTCGCGTCATTCAGCCTCGCGTCATCCCGCCTCGCGTCATCCCGCCTCGCGTCACCCAGCCTCGCGTCATCCAGCCTCGCGTCATCCAGCCTCGCATTATCCCGCCTCGCGTCATTCAGCCTCGCGTCATCCCGCCTCGCGTCATCCCGCCTCGCGTCACCCAGCCTCGCGTCATCCAGCCTCGCGTCATCCAGCCTCGCGTCATCCAGCCTCGCGTCATCCAGCCTCGCGTCATCCCGCCTCGCGTCATCCAGCCTCGCGTCATCCAGCCTCGCGTCATCCAGCCTCGCGTCATCCAGCCTCGCGTCCCTCAGCCTCGCGTCCCTCAGCCTCGCGTCCCTCAGCCTCGCGTCATCCAGCCTCGCGTCCCTCAGCCTCGCGTCATCCCGCCTCGCGCCATCCAGCCTCGCGTCATCCAGCCTCGCGTCATCCCGCCTCGCGTCATCCAGCCTCGCGTCATCCAGCCTCGCGTCATCCAGCCT encodes:
- the asns gene encoding asparagine synthetase [glutamine-hydrolyzing], which encodes MCGIWALFGSDECLAIQFSNAMRIAHRGPDAFRFENVDGFTCCCFGFHRLAIVDQLCGMQPLRVRKLPYLWLCYNGEIYNHQTLKNRFEFNHETKVDGEILLHLYDRFGIEKMASLLDGVFAFILLDVANRKVFLGRDTYGVRPMFKLITDNGFLAVCSEAKGLTTLNHTMDTDPPITPFPPGHFEVFNLKMNGKVESVHLDRFHTCTSEPKHVIFDSVGTLASGYDLETVKGNIRILFENAVRKRLMSHRRIGCLLSGGLDSSLVAATLMKLAKEEDIKYKIQTFSIGAEDSPDILAARKVAAHIGSEHHEVNFTPEEGIKAVDKVIYHLETYDITTIRASVGMYLVSEHIRAKTDSVVIFSGEGSDELTQGYIYFHKAPSPDAAAEDSVRLLKELYLFDVLRADRTTAAHGLELRVPFLDHRFTAYYLSLPPEMRVPKDGVEKHLLRDAFKGLNLIPDDILWRRKEAFSDGMTSMKKSWYSSLQDHLESEVNDMQLENATKTFPYNPPRTKEAFYYRQVFEKHFPGRAEWLSHYWMPRWIKATDPSARTLSIYKPDKATKADKLNADDQPKSVGFC